From Carettochelys insculpta isolate YL-2023 chromosome 3, ASM3395843v1, whole genome shotgun sequence, a single genomic window includes:
- the GJE1 gene encoding gap junction epsilon-1 protein, whose protein sequence is MGLPNNAAPGLRLLRPPTVIGQFHTLFFGSVRMFFLGVLGFAVYGNEALHFSCDPDKREVNLFCYNQFRPITPQVFWALQLVTVLVPGAMFHLYAACRNINQEDILQKPTYTVFYILSVLLRIVLEVVAFWLQSQLFGFQVNQLYRCDAGALDKKFNITRCMVPEHFEKTIFLIAMYTFTVITVVLCVAEIFEILCRRLGFLNNQ, encoded by the exons ATGGGGCTCCCCAACAACGCGGCGCCGGGGCTGCGGCTG CTCAGGCCTCCAACAGTGATTGGTCAGTTCCATACCCTCTTCTTTGGCTCAGTTCGAATGTTTTTCCTTGGCGTTTTGGGCTTTGCAGTTTATGGAAATGAGGCCTTGCACTTCAGCTGTGACCCAGACAAGAGGGAAGTTAATCTCTTCTGTTACAACCAGTTCAGGCCCATAACTCCTCAG GTATTCTGGGCATTACAGCTAGTGACGGTTTTGGTACCTGGAGCAATGTTTCACCTTTATGCTGCATGTAGAAACATCAATCAGGAAGATATCCTCCAAAAGCCCACCTATACTGTTTTTTATATTCTCTCTGTTCTGTTAAGGATTGTCCTTGAAGTCGTGGCTTTTTGGCTTCAGAGTCAGCTCTTTGGCTTCCAAGTGAACCAACTCTACAGGTGTGATGCAGGAGCTCTTGACAAAAAGTTTAATATTACCAGATGCATGGTGCCGGAACATTTTGAAAAGACAATTTTCCTCATTGCTATGTACACTTTCACTGTGATTACTGTGGTTTTGTGTGTTGCTGAGATTTTTGAGATCTTATGTAGGAggctgggttttttaaataatCAGTGA